A stretch of Podospora bellae-mahoneyi strain CBS 112042 chromosome 5, whole genome shotgun sequence DNA encodes these proteins:
- the CCT6 gene encoding T-complex protein 1 subunit zeta (COG:O; EggNog:ENOG503NVVE): protein MQIQNPTAVMIARAATAQDDICGDGTTSVVLLVGELLKQADRYIQEGLHPRIITDGFEIAKNEALKFLDQFKLAREVDRELLLSVARTSLATKLSASLAQTLTPSIVDAVLAIYQAPEKPDLHMVEIMKMQHRTASDTQLIKGLALDHGARHPDMPKRVENAYILTLNVSLEYEKTEINSSFFYSSAEQRDKLVESERRFVDAKLKKIVDLKKQVCGSDGKKNFVIINQKGIDPLSLDVLAKNGILALRRAKRRNMERLQLICGGVAQNSVDDLTPDVLGWAGLVYEQQLGEEKYTFIEDVKDPKSVTLLIKGPNQHTIAQVSDAVRDGLRSVYNMIVDKSVVPGAGAFQVACAMHLKSDAFKKTVRGKAKWGVDAFADALLIIPKTLAANAGLDIQDALAALHDEHADGNVVGLDLATGEPMDPTLEGVYDSFRVLRNCIASSSGIASNLLLCDELLKARQMGRSGGPGPGMDGPEQ from the exons ATGCAAATACAGAACCCCACGGCTGTTATGATTGCGCGGGCCGCGACAGCACAAGACGATATCTGCGGAGACGGCACAACATCAGTAGTTTTGCTCGTCGGCGAGCTCCTGAAGCAGGCCGACCGCTACATTCAGGAGGGTCTCCACCCTCGCATCATTACAGATGGCTTCGAGATTGCGAAGAACGAGGCGTTGAAG TTCCTCGACCAGTTCAAGCTTGCTCGCGAAGTCGACCGtgagctcctcctctccgtcgCCAGAACCTCTCTCGCAACAAAGCTGAGTGCCAGCCTTGCCCAAACGTTGACCCCCTCTATCGTCGATGCCGTCCTCGCTATCTACCAAGCCCCCGAGAAGCCCGATTTGCACATGGTTGAGATCATGAAGATGCAGCACCGCACTGCCTCCGACACACAACTCATCAAGGGCCTTGCCCTCGACCACGGCGCGAGGCATCCCGATATGCCCAAGCGTGTCGAGAACGCTTACATTCTCACCCTCAATGTGAGCTTGGAATATGAAAAGACCGAAATCAACTCGAGCTTCTTCTACTCCAGTGCCGAGCAGCGGGATAAGCTGGTAGAAAGCGAGCGTCGCTTCGTTGAcgccaagctcaagaagattGTTGATCTCAAGAAGCAGGTGTGCGGAAGCGACGGCAAGAAGAACTTTGTCATTATCAACCAGAAGGGCATCGACCCCCTGTCCCTCGACGTCCTCGCAAAGAACGGCATCCTCGCGCTGCGCAGAGCTAAGCGGAGAAACATGGAGAGATTACAACTCATCTGCGGCGGTGTTGCGCAAAACAGCGTCGATGACCTGACCCCAGATGTTCTCGGCTGGGCTGGCCTCGTTTACGAGCAGCAGCTCGGCGAGGAGAAGTATACATTCATTGAGGACGTCAAGGACCCTAAGTCCGTGACCCTCCTTATCAAGGGCCCCAACCAGCACACCATCGCCCAGGTATCAGATGCCGTTCGTGATGGGCTTAGAAGTGTTTACAACATGATTGTCGACAAGAGCGTTGTTCCTGGCGCTGGTGCCTTCCAAGTCGCCTGCGCTATGCACCTCAAGAGCGATGCTTTCAAGAAGACTGTCAGAGGCAAGGCCAAGTGGGGTGTGGATGCCTTCGCCGACGCTCTTCTTATCATTCCCAAGACCTTGGCCGCCAACGCTGGTCTTGACATTCAGGATGCCT TGGCTGCTCTCCACGATGAGCATGCTGATGGCAACGTTGTCGGCCTTGACCTGGCTACAGGCGAGCCGATGGATCCTACCCTCGAGGGTGTGTACGACTCTTTCCGTGTGTTGAGAAACTGCA
- a CDS encoding hypothetical protein (COG:H; EggNog:ENOG503NX6W): MKGALSRASTVLATALSLATALPSYDPPQKQPTQQVAIIGAGAAGSSAAYYLQQYAKQHELLGISVNITLFEKTDRIGGRTLTINAYDDPSQPIELGASIFIEKNHILHDALQRFNLSKRIPDEDSDPKLGIWDGDEFVFTVNERDSFWWTALKVIYKYGIMAPRRTQKLMEATIANFLKLYEEPNFPFRSLTQRAYELGLIDVTGVTGEQLLKANNIDDRYAHDIIQASTRVNYASNLVRIHGLDTMVSMAPEGAMAVQGGNWQIFYKMAEASGASLLMNSSVASIGFSSETNHYSGNKKYLIRTKSATSESNGGEDYPVAFDNVIIANPYQFSKISAEEGVIQQTIDEIPYVQLHVTIFASPHQYSPAFFGFTESKDVPGGVLTTLAKSDGPTSGVNGAGKAGFFSVTTLRTTTNPTTQKREFIYKIFSPEKVSPEFLSRLFGVEVPDSYTTDPDEEGSVSPITWYYAHVFYSYPQALPRVTFQDPIIGPGLYYTSGMDSFISTMETNALMGKNVAALLMDDILKAGKNGCKGAEEMHENTLLDQFRSGPGSSEKDMKDL, translated from the exons ATGAAGGGGGCACTCAGTCGCGCCTCCACTGTCCTAGCAACAGCGCTCTCGCTAGCTACGGCTCTTCCGTCATATGATCCGCCTCAGAAACAGCCAACACAGCAGGTGGCCATCATAG GAGCTGGGGCTGCGGGCTCGTCTGCTGCATATTACTTACAACAATATGCCAAGCAACATGAGCTGCTCGGAATTTCCGTCAACATCACTCTCTTTGAGAAGACGGACCGTATTGGTGGACGAACTCTGACTATCAACGCATACGATGATCCTTCACAACCAATCGAACTCGGCGCAAGCATATTCATTGAGAAGAACCATATTCTTCACGATGCCCTTCAAAGGTTCAACCTGTCTAAACGTATTCCAGATGAAGACTCAGACCCCAAGCTCGGCATTTGGGATGGCGATGAGTTTGTCTTTACGGTCAACGAGCGTGATTCATTCTGGTGGACAGCCCTCAAGGTCATTTACAAGTATGGAATCATGGCACCGAGACGAACTCAGAAGTTGATGGAAGCTACTATCGCCAATTTCTTGAAATTATACGAGGAGCCCAATTTCCCTTTCCGATCCCTTACCCAACGGGCATACGAGCTTGGTCTGATTGATGTTACCGGGGTTACCGGGGAACAACTATTGAAGGCCAACAACATCGATGATCGCTATGCACACGACATTATTCAGGCCAGCACCCGAGTAAACTACGCCTCGAACTTGGTCCGAATCCACGGTCTGGACACCATG GTCTCAATGGCGCCTGAGGGTGCCATGGCTGTCCAAGGTGGTAACTGGCAAATATTCTATAAAATGGCTGAGGCATCGGGCGCCAGTCTCTTGATGAATTCGTCTGTGGCTTCTATCGGATTCTCGTCGGAAACCAATCACTACTCTGGCAACAAGAAATATCTTATCCGCACCAAGTCCGCTACATCGGAGTCaaatgggggagaggattaCCCCGTTGCCTTTGACAACGTTATTATTGCCAATCCCTACCAATTCAGCAAGATCTCAGCAGAGGAGGGCGTCATTCAACAAACCATTGACGAGATCCCCTACGTCCAGCTCCATGTCACCATTTTCGCATCGCCTCACCAGTACAGTCCCGCGTTTTTCGGCTTCACCGAGTCAAAGGATGTCCCAGGTGGTGTTCTCACAACCCTTGCCAAATCTGATGGACCAACCTCTGGGGTCAATGGCGCCGGCAAGGCAGGTTTCTTCAGCGTCACAACCTTGCGCACGACCACAAACCCCACAACTCAAAAGCGGGAGTTTATCTACAAGATCTTCTCGCCTGAGAAGGTTAGTCCTGAGTTCCTCAGTCGCCTGTTTGGAGTCGAGGTGCCCGATTCCTACACCACAGAccctgatgaggagggctcAGTGAGTCCCATCACTTGGTATTATGCCCATGTCTTTTACTCGTATCCTCAAGCCTTGCCACGTGTAACGTTCCAGGACCCTATCATCGGTCCGGGCCTGTATTATACGTCTGGCATGGACAGTTTCATTTCCACGATGGAAACCAATGCGCTAATGGGCAAGAATGTGGCCGCCTTACTCATGGACGATATTTTGAAAGCGGGCAAGAATGGCTGCAaaggggcggaggagatgcaCGAAAATACTCTGCTCGATCAGTTTCGGAGTGGCCCAGGGAGCTCAGAGAAGGACATGAAGGATTTGTAG
- the vid27 gene encoding Vacuolar import and degradation protein 27 (COG:U; EggNog:ENOG503NX2R; BUSCO:EOG09260WG2): MFALKGISRLIFGSNNQESMIELPQGQLYLVRPFSPKGYSELLFKDASARIRRTAQEFQYQLVVQRVYEEGEAELLAEEEGDDLEADADILAAERDEKTFLLDEALRFRVENREGSERVLCWRDLSGDAGDVFEFVCDGGISPAQVKQFELIAKQCQYERKYRKPHATASKEDLLQFEFDEQPIPPASPIHSPVLTRSIESSEMFSPKAKGKKDVVSDLEVTPTKKFPPTPTKTPTKTPTTKGKERNMGTPSAVAHPEAREMLAAEVAELHFFEFQSGAFVLKDESVTATVTEIGNWKYWLQVGSADRDWIGVPVTEDLNPVFNFEFLSFIFNQFHEDGSAYSWLLRFKDQATLERFQEGLMQALWEQLNQIKWSKIKDKERDYVTDAFNDLTMEDADQEEEEEHYEDAEEGSEDEDDDRPRSEHYDSDEDEDDVDYKPKDGETNKQIAVGYKHDRSFVVRGSKIGVFKHTPNNNLEFSTNISKVETADGKLFSPKKVMLHNEDRNLILQKDDDPNKLYRMDLEYGKVVDEWNVHEDIPVVTFAPENKFAQMTHEPTFLGISKNALYRIDPRLSGTKLVDAQLKQYASKNEFSAISTTEKGHIAVASNKGDIRLFDRLGINAKTHIPALGEPIIGLDVSADGRWVLGTCRTYLLLIDAQQKSGKNEGKLGFEKSFAADQKPQPRRLALSPEHVAQFHHETGKGVSFTPAKFNTGEGVEESSIITATGPYIIEWNLKKVLTGKKTPYLIKRYSDDVKADDFKFGTDKNVIVALPHEVNMVSHTRLKRPTRESIAGDFGRRGSRFGTPAKSPSKLSRSAIVEEAF; the protein is encoded by the exons ATGTTTGCCCTCAAAGGCA TCTCCCGCCTGATCTTTGGCTCCAACAACCAGGAGTCCATGATCGAGCTGCCCCAAGGCCAACTCTACCTTGTTCGACCATTCTCACCCAAGGGATATTCTGAGCTTCTCTTCAAGGACGCTTCCGCTCGCATTCGCCGTACCGCGCAAGAATTTCAATACCAGCTTGTCGTCCAGCGAGTTTAcgaagagggcgaggctGAGCtgcttgccgaggaggaaggagacgaCCTCGAGGCCGATGCCGACATTCTCGCTGCTGAGCGCGACGAGAAGACATTCCTCCTCGACGAGGCGCTTCGTTTCCGCGTCGAGAACCGAGAGGGTAGCGAGAGGGTACTCTGCTGGAGAGACTTGAGTGGCGACGCCGGAGACGTTTTCGAGTTTGTTTGCGACGGTGGTATATCGCCCGCCCAAGTGAAGCAGTTCGAGCTTATCGCGAAGCAGTGCCAGTACGAGCGCAAGTACCGCAAGCCTCACGCCACAGCTTCTAAAGAGGATCTCCTCCAGTTCGAGTTCGACGAGCAGCCGATcccgccagccagcccaaTTCACAGCCCTGTCCTCACCAGGTCCATCGAGTCCTCCGAGATGTTTTCCCCCAAGGCTAAAGGGAAGAAAGACGTGGTCTCCGACTTGGAAGTAACGCCGACGAAGAAATTTCCTCCTACGCCGACCAAGACGCCGACCAAGACACCGACCACCAAGGGTAAGGAGCGGAATATGGGTACTCCCTCGGCCGTTGCTCACCCAGAGGCTCGCGAGATGTtggctgctgaggttgcCGAGCTCCACTTCTTTGAGTTTCAATCGGGCGCATTCGTCCTGAAGGATGAGTCTGTCACTGCAACTGTCACGGAGATCGGCAACTGGAAGTACTGGTTGCAGGTCGGCAGCGCCGACCGTGACTGGATAGGCGTCCCCGTCACGGAAGACCTCAATCCCGTCTTCAACTTCGAGTTCCTTTCTTTCATCTTCAATCAATTTCACGAGGATGGGTCAGCCTATTCATGGCTTCTTCGATTCAAGGATCAGGCGACTCTAGAGCGCTTCCAGGAGGGTTTGATGCAGGCTCTTTGGGAGCAGCTGAATCAGATCAAGTGGtccaagatcaaggacaaggagcgTGACTACGTCACCGACGCTTTCAACGATTTGACCATGGAGGATGCCgatcaagaagaggaggaggagcattATGAGGATGCAGAGGAGGGAAgcgaagatgaggacgatgacagACCACGGAGCGAACATTACGATAgtgacgaagacgaagacgatgTGGACTACAAGCCCAAGGACGGTGAGACCAACAAGCAGATCGCTGTCGGGTACAAGCATGATCGGTCGTTTGTCGTCCGCGGTTCCAAGATCGGCGTCTTCAAgcacacccccaacaacaacctcgagTTCAGCaccaacatctccaaggTTGAGACGGCAGATGGAAAGCTGTTCTCGCCCAAGAAGGTCATGCTTCACAACGAAGACCGCAATCTTATCTTGCAGAAGGATGATGACCCGAACAAGCTGTATCGCATGGATCTCGAATATGGCAAGGTCGTTGACGAGTGGAACGTCCATGAGGATATTCCCGTGGTCACCTTCGCGCCCGAGAACAAGTTTGCGCAGATGACCCACGAGCCCACGTTCCTTGGTATCAGCAAAAACGCGCTGTACCGCATCGATCCCCGTCTGTCTGGCACCAAGCTGGTTGACGCTCAGCTCAAGCAGTACGCCAGCAAGAACGAGTTCTCTGCCATTTCTACTACCGAGAAGGGCCATATCGCCGTGGCTTCCAACAAGGGTGACATTCGTCTCTTTGACCGTCTCGGCATCAATGCCAAGACACACATTCCTGCCCTTGGTGAACCCATCATCGGTCTCGACGTGTCTGCCGATGGTCGCTGGGTACTCGGTACCTGCCGTACTTACCTGCTGCTGATCGATGCCCAACAAAAGTCTGGCAAGAACGAAGGCAAGCTTGGCTTTGAGAAGTCCTTCGCTGCCGATCAGAAGCCCCAGCCTCGCCGCCTTGCTCTGAGCCCCGAGCACGTTGCGCAGTTTCACCACGAGACAGGCAAGGGTGTCAGCTTCACTCCTGCCAAGTTCAACACCGGagagggtgtcgaggagAGCAGCATCATTACCGCCACGGGTCCGTACATCATCGAGTGGAACCTTAAGAAGGTTCTGACTGGCAAGAAGACGCCCTACCTCATCAAGCGGTACTCGGACGACGTCAAGGCCGACGACTTCAAGTTTGGCACCGACAAGAACGTCATTGTCGCGCTGCCCCACGAGGTTAACATGGTTAGCCACACCCGTCTCAAGCGGCCTACTCGTGAGAGCATTGCTGGCGACTTTGGACGTCGTGGGTCTCGGTTTGGCACCCCGGCGAAGAGTCCTTCCAAGTTGAGTAGGAGTGcgattgtggaggaggctttTTAG
- a CDS encoding hypothetical protein (COG:S; EggNog:ENOG503P31V), with protein sequence MGTYTPFCPQRTIIQDLLSTSNSTIQQTQPHSNKPPPPQPIMYNSTNERGLRRDNNSSINPNLPATQMPPTYGQSAASGPAPTTAGHHKHDFLNKIDPAVDSTRDNQPLPLPPSQHNNNIPSGTYGPHKSRLANALDPRVDSDMDSSRNQHFSGGPAGAPPTMHGATGPGPLSSHPNNIPEGTYGPHSSRMANTLDPRVDSDMDRQRSMPAKHGYGAVGNPIPEGSYGPHGTRAGNMMDPRVDSDRDGGRHRGMGGVGNSHLPGPAPNTAGPHKSDLLNKLDPRVDSKGGMTYQETERRGL encoded by the coding sequence ATGGGAACATATACCCCCTTCTGTCCACAGCGGACCATAATTCAAGATCTACTCTCGACATCCAACTCAACCATACAACAAACACAACCgcacagcaacaaaccaccaccaccacagcccatCATGTACAACTCCACAAACGAACGCGGCCTCCGCCGTGACAACaactcctccatcaaccccaacctcccagcAACTCAAATGCCCCCCACCTACGGGCAGTCCGCCGCCTCCGGCCCAGCCCCCACAACAGCCGGCCACCATAAGCACGACTTCCTCAACAAGATCGACCCAGCAGTCGACTCAACTAGGGataaccaacccctcccccttcccccatcccaacacaacaacaacatccccTCCGGCACCTATGGCCCTCACAAATCCAGACTAGCCAACGCCCTCGACCCCCGCGTCGATTCTGACATGGATTCCTCCCGCAACCAGCACTTCAGCGGCGGCCCTGCTGGCGCTCCTCCGACCATGCACGGCGCCACCGGACCCGgacccctctcctcccacccaaacAACATCCCCGAAGGCACCTACGGCCCTCACTCCTCCCGCATGGCGAACACCCTCGACCCCAGGGTTGACTCCGACATGGACAGGCAGAGGAGCATGCCCGCTAAACATGGCTACGGCGCCGTCGGGAATCCCATTCCGGAGGGCAGCTACGGGCCTCATGGGACAAGGGCGGGAAACATGATGGATCCAAGGGTGGATTCTGATCGGGATGGTGGTCGTCATCGTGGAATGGGGGGTGTAGGCAATAGCCACTTGCCGGGCCCGGCTCCAAACACCGCTGGCCCGCACAAGTCGGACTTGCTGAATAAGCTAGACCCGAGGGTTGATAGCAAGGGTGGGATGACGTATCAGGAGACGGAGAGGCGGGGTTTGTAA
- a CDS encoding hypothetical protein (EggNog:ENOG503PWSI): MSDHHRGRRRSHRDYDDDYDNAYYDDYESRPRRHRSLGRQALGKVEDAMAGLGLDDKHRSYSGSRHHSRGYDRDYDDFDRGHRHRHSSHYHSGSHSHHRDHSRRSYRGDDHYTTSSRRRAHSSSPSRGSRHRSTHRSSYADPATRSRSRARMDKGLKSAIDAAAIEAFRVRNQPGSWTGAKGARVATAALSAAAIGAAAEKRKEEKGSTKMGTVGSALAGMAVNRLVNGPRRDM; the protein is encoded by the coding sequence ATGTCAGACCATCACCGCGGCCGACGCCGCAGCCATCGCgactacgacgacgactaCGACAATGCGTACTACGACGACTACGAGTCCCGGCCAAGACGGCATCGATCTCTCGGCCGACAAGCATTAGGCAAGGTTGAAGATGCCATGGCAGGGCTTGGCCTGGACGACAAGCATCGGTCTTATTCTGGGTCCAGACACCACTCCCGAGGGTACGACAGAGACTACGACGACTTCGACCGAGGTCATCGTCACCGACATTCTTCCCACTACCATTCCGGATCCCACAGCCATCATAGAGATCACAGCCGTCGGTCGTACCGTGGTGATGATCACTACACCACTTCTTCTCGTCGTCGTGCACACAGCTCATCGCCCTCCAGAGGTTCCCGTCACCGGAGCACCCATAGAAGTTCCTACGCTGATCCGGCAACAAGGAGTCGCAGCAGAGCTCGAATGGACAAGGGCCTCAAATCAGCTATTGATGCAGCCGCAATCGAGGCTTTTCGCGTGAGGAACCAGCCTGGGTCTTGGACAGGTGCGAAAGGCGCTAGAGTTGCGACAGCAGCTCTTAGTGCTGCTGCTATTGGGGCCGCggcagagaagagaaaggaggaaaagggcaGTACCAAGATGGGCACTGTAGGGAGTGCACTAGCTGGTATGGCGGTGAACCGGTTGGTGAATGGACCTCGAAGGGATATGTAA
- a CDS encoding hypothetical protein (EggNog:ENOG503PHS7) has product MAPTLQPRQVVVTDSSGSSGGGLDTGAIVGIVIGTIAGILLLWWIIRSCTKPNRRPDPDRQGWYDDTPPRRSRSRSTHSHRHHHHHGRHHSRSHSRRRSTSRPVILEKPARGYAIPVAPQQAYVYPSAGRSRSRSQGRYHASGY; this is encoded by the coding sequence ATGGCACCAAcactccaaccccgccaagtCGTAGTTACCGACAGTAGCGGAAGCAGCGGTGGAGGCCTCGACACCGGCGCCATCGTCGGCATTGTCATCGGCACCATCGCGGGCATCCTCCTGCTCTGGTGGATCATCCGCTCCTGCACAAAGCCCAACCGCCGCCCTGACCCCGACAGACAAGGCTGGTACGACGACACTCCCCCTCGCCGGTCTAGGTCCAGGTCTACCCACTctcatcgacaccatcatcaccacggACGCCATCACAGCAGAAGCCACAGCAGAAGAAGGTCCACTTCTCGTCCTGTTATACTGGAGAAGCCCGCGAGGGGTTACGCTATCCCAGTCGCTCCACAGCAGGCGTATGTCTACCCGAGTGCGGGCCGGTCCAGGAGCAGGAGTCAGGGGAGATATCATGCTTCTGGGTATTAA